A stretch of the Ornithodoros turicata isolate Travis chromosome 4, ASM3712646v1, whole genome shotgun sequence genome encodes the following:
- the LOC135392442 gene encoding uncharacterized protein LOC135392442, whose translation MLKNLEGPALLQLLNYYNDIWATSCIPPSWKHAHVIPIPKRGKTPFTLNNFRPIALTSAVGKVLERMVQRRLVWLLESTSALPDHLCAYRKRRTTAAALLTLSAKLQQAFADRKLSLVLFLDAKQAFDNLSHQSIHDALTRHQVKVSGQLSTTRLITKGVPQGGVLSPILFNLALADIHCDLPDTSVTPNFLIYADDICVTFTGHFRSRLQSSAQAILDHLANKLALKGLELSPSKSAALPVTSPGRHLPNGYPSLTLGNIPVPSVRHAKYLGVHFDSRLLWNHQVNHLVSTCRPLLNILKRMGGRSWGNHPRSLLLLYKALIQSRLAYALPYIDPSPTGWRQLNRLHRSGLRVALGLPSFSNVNDTLIEASALTLEHQAGVCALRTLIRLHQAGTASSILTSLKKCPDTAPDTLALKLPSQLPNKTHYLPQHFPSWREFFPHVRLDIPGLRSKKAYSTDVMKAKALDHIHTVYQHALHVYTDGSICHQTNTASSAYVIRSHHHRWAVKLRGPCPSSTTAELCAILHASIAIAPFQADRVVILTDSATSLRRLVNIDDTSVLVRSIRRTISSAAGQGTNITLQWIPSHVGIPGNEEADALANFAHTSRVATFPLPPQIQPHRIVASLLPSPSLVSRLRPTHQREPLPTRHYNRAITTALHRLRSGSSLTASSLFKYNLSTSPYCPHCPNQEETVHHIFVNCPAYQSQRNQHLPFLTNSTISLEDYLYHGSTTAVRRQRTASIASFLKDANLHLCI comes from the exons ATGCTCAAAAACCTTGAGGGCCCTGCCCTTCTGCAGCTGCTAAACTACTACAATGACATCTGGGCCACTTCCTGCATACCTCCCAGCTGGAAGCATGCTCACGTCATTCCCATTCCCAAGCGCGGAAAGACGCCCTTCACCCTCAACAACTTCCGCCCCATAGCCCTAACCTCCGCAGTGGGCAAGGTGCTGGAACGTATGGTCCAACGCAGACTCGTCTGGCTTCTAGAAAGTACCTCAGCTCTACCCGATCACCTGTGTGCATACAGGAAACGACGCACTACTGCCGCAGCCCTCCTCACTCTCTCCGCCAAGCTACAACAAGCCTTCGCCGACCGCAAACTCTCCCTGGTCCTTTTTCTGGACGCTAAGCAAGCATTTGACAACCTCAGCCATCAGTCCATCCACGACGCCCTTACAAGGCATCAAGTCAAGG TCTCTGGCCAACTTAGCACCACCCGACTCATTACGAAAGGAGTACCGCAGGGAGGGGTTCTCTCCCCCATCCTCTTCAACCTCGCGCTCGCCGATATTCACTGTGATCTTCCTGACACATCAGTCACACCCAACTTCCTCATCTACGCTGATGACATATGTGTAACCTTCACTGGTCACTTCAGATCAAGACTCCAGTCCTCAGCGCAAGCCATTCTTGACCACCTCGCCAACAAGCTTGCACTAAAAGGGCTCGAACTCTCTCCGTCCAAAAGTGCCGCCCTCCCCGTCACTTCACCTGGCCGACATCTTCCCAACGGATACCCCAGCCTAACCCTTGGGAACATTCCTGTGCCATCAGTTCGTCACGCTAAATACCTCGGAGTCCACTTCGACTCACGGCTTCTATGGAACCATCAAGTAAACCACCTGGTCAGCACCTGTCGCCCTCTCCTCAACATCTTGAAGCGAATGGGTGGCCGTTCCTGGGGAAATCACCCACGTAGCCTCCTCCTTCTATACAAGGCTCTAATCCAAAGTCGCCTCGCCTATGCTCTTCCATACATTGACCCTTCACCCACTGGCTGGCGACAACTTAATCGCCTTCACAGATCTGGCCTCAGAGTAGCCCTAGGACTACCATCCTTCTCCAACGTGAATGACACCCTCATCGAAGCCTCCGCTCTAACCCTTGAACATCAAGCTGGTGTCTGTGCACTCCGTACTCTGATTAGGCTTCATCAAGCCGGCACTGCATCCTCCATTCTCACCTCACTAAAGAAATGCCCTGATACAGCTCCTGACACTCTGGCGCTCAAACTACCTAGTCAGCTTCCCAACAAGACTCACTACCTGCCACAACACTTCCCTTCCTGGAGGGAGTTTTTCCCACATGTCCGGCTAGACATTCCTGGCCTCAGAAGCAAGAAAGCCTATTCAACTGATGTCATGAAGGCCAAGGCCCTTGATCATATACACACCGTGTATCAGCACGCACTCCATGTCTACACAGATGGCTCCATCTGTCACCAAACCAACACCGCCTCCTCTGCCTACGTCATCCGTTCTCACCATCATCGCTGGGCAGTCAAACTTCGTGGCCCCTGCCCTTCATCCACCACAGCTGAGCTGTGCGCTATACTTCACGCCTCCATTGCAATCGCCCCCTTTCAAGCCGATCGAGTTGTCATCCTCACGGACTCCGCCACATCACTTCGGAGACTCGTGAACATCGATGACACATCAGTGCTCGTACGCTCCATCCGACGGACAATCAGCTCTGCTGCCGGCCAAGGCACGAATATCACCCTACAGTGGATCCCATCACACGTTGGCATCCCTGGAAACGAAGAGGCTGACGCTCTAGCCAACTTCGCTCACACCTCTCGTGTCGCAACATTCCCTCTCCCCCCACAAATCCAGCCCCATCGGATAGTGGCCTCACTGCTGCCCTCTCCTTCACTGGTCAGTCGGCTTCGTCCCACGCACCAGCGAGAACCCCTGCCAACGCGGCACTACAATCGAGCTATCACCACTGCACTTCACCGCCTCAGAAGTGGCAGCTCCCTCACTGCCAGCTCGCTCTTCAAGTACAATCTCTCCACCTCGCCTTATTGCCCTCATTGCCCTAATCAAGAGGAGACAGTTCACCACATCTTTGTCAACTGCCCTGCCTATCAGTCTCAACGCAATCAGCATCTTCCGTTTTTGACTAACTCCACAATCAGCCTCGAAGACTATCTGTATCACGGATCCACTACTGCTGTTAGAAGACAGCGCACAGCCTCCATCGCCTCCTTTCTAAAGGACGCGAATCTGCACCTCTGCATCTAA
- the LOC135392443 gene encoding uncharacterized protein LOC135392443: MTNCAVFLCGNRSFRKRKRTSSDDGERNQTRKRQRVTNENDTLEKVRFFRVPTVDDRETKPVQELQRRRRHEWFARINRKDINQGASHYRVCGRHFVQGEPATLHDVNHPDWAPSVSLGYERRTSSGLEKYQRLKQRTEKKQEVDAAEALLRLQQAHTPASVAGTPDMSGTEVCELALVQENATNDEETESLPGCAVGTDLTMSDISNLQAENHKQNEEVYRLRSELSRHILDEDTFRANERMVTFYTGLPNFAILLAVFHFLEDSVAHGPCNSLTRFQEMIVTLMRFRLNSPLQDLAYRFSVSQPTISRILSRWTDAMYVRLKGLILWPSRECLQKTMPMAFRSAFGLKVAVILDCFEVFIDRPSSLVTRALTWSHYKHHNTVKYLIGICPQGVVTYVSKGWGGRTSDKEITESCGVLDNLLPGDSVLADRGFTIADSVGIHRAKLELPAFTRGKAQLSPWEVENTRRLANVRIHVERVIGLVRTKYSILKSTIPIEMVTTREGDEVPMLDKVVVVCCSLCNLCNSVVPFE, from the exons ATGACGAACTGCGCCGTATTTCTATGCGGCAACCGCAGTTTTCGCAAAAGAAAGCGTACAAGCAGTGACGACGGCGAACGTAATCAAACAAGAAAACGACAGAGGGTAACGAATGAAAATGACACGCTTGAAAAAGTACGTTTCTTCCGTGTCCCTACTGTTGACGACCGCGAAACGAAACCTGTACAAGAActtcaaagaagaagaagacacgaGTGGTTCGCGCGGATCAATCGCAAGGACATAAACCAGGGAGCTTCCCACTACAGGGTCTGCGggaggcactttgtacaag GCGAGCCAGCAACGCTGCATGATGTTAATCACCCGGATTGGGCACCGTCCGTATCTCTTGGTTACGAAAGACGAACGTCCAGCGGGCTCGAAAA ATATCAACGGCTGAAACAAAGAACAGAGAAGAAGCAGGAGGTTGATGCTGCAGAAGCCCTGCTGCGTCTGCAGCAGGCACACACACCTGCTAGTGTTGCTGGAACACCTGACATGTCAGGCACAGAAGTTTGTG AACTTGCCCTGGTGCAAGAAAATGCTACCAATGATGAGGAAACCGAATCACTACCAG GTTGCGCTGTTGGTACCGACTTGACAATGTCTGACATTTCAAACCTCCaggccgaaaaccacaaacagAATGAAGAAGTGTACAGGCTGCGATCAGAGCTAAGCAGGCACATACTTGACGAGGACACCTTTCGTGCAAACGAAAGAATGGTCACATTCTACACTGGTCTACCAAATTTTGCGATTTTACTTGCTGTTTTCCATTTTTTAGAAGACAGTGTAGCGCACGGACCCTGCAACTCTCTTACTAGGTTCCAAGAGATGATTGTAACGCTCATGCGATTTAGACTCAACTCCCCACTGCAGGATCTTGCATATCGGTTTTCTGTCTCACAACCAACAATATCAAGAATATTGAGCAGATGGACTGACGCCATGTATGTACGCTTGAAGGGGTTAATTTTATGGCCTTCGCGAGAATGTCTGCAAAAGACAATGCCCATGGCATTTCGCAGCGCCTTTGGTCTTAAAGTCGCTGTGATACTTGACTGCTTTGAGGTGTTTATAGATAGGCCATCGTCGCTTGTAACACGGGCATTGACGTGGTCCCACTATAAACATCACAACACAGTCAAGTATCTTATCGGCATTTGTCCCCAGGGAGTGGTAACATATGTTTCCAAAGGTTGGGGTGGCCGAACAAGTGACAAGGAAATCACAGAATCTTGTGGTGTTCTGGATAACCTGCTTCCCGGCGATTCCGTTCTTGCCGACCGGGGTTTCACAATTGCCGACAGTGTGGGGATCCATCGTGCAAAACTTGAGTTGCCTGCCTTCACAAGGGGAAAAGCACAGCTTTCACCTTGGGAGGTCGAAAATACAAGGCGTTTGGCAAACGTCCGGATTCACGTGGAAAGAGTGATAGGCCTGGTCCGCACAAAGTATTCAATTCTGAAAAGCACCATTCCGATTGAAATGGTAACTACGAGAGAAGGGGACGAAGTCCCTATGCTGGACAAGGTTGTCGTAGTGTGTTGTTCGTTATGTAATTTGTGCAATTCTGTAGTGCCCTTTGAATGA